A window of Formosa sp. Hel1_31_208 contains these coding sequences:
- a CDS encoding Ig-like domain-containing protein, with amino-acid sequence MLKSYLKRLCIFALVLISSSCSEDDNYVPVVIEVNNDTVEVSQNSSITIDVLANDTNVPENGSLLASNSENGTTEVLDPNNTPNNPTDDVVIYIPNSGYVGNDSFQYNICDTNNNCGTGTVSVLVTPVSPVSLDLENMPYTTLSEYNFFEGELKQLDPVFGVLPYDLNSPLFSDYAHKKRFVWMPEGTKANYNSDFTPLDFPLGSVLIKNFYYDNVQPTNTTRIIETRLMYMTEDGWEFAKYVWNNEQTEATFSNEGSFTNVEWIEDGQTNTVNYRIPSRNECFTCHNKFGTPVPIGPKPQNLNRDLTYPEGNTNQLQKWINVGYLQDNLPSSIESTVKWDDETQDLELRVRSYLDINCAHCHSEESYCEYRPMRFGFNENGDDTNKGVCVEPDTQIAGTSFIVTPGNIDTSVLRFRINSIEEQNRMPIIGRTLKHEEGVRLIEEWINSLSGECE; translated from the coding sequence ATGTTAAAAAGCTACCTTAAACGTCTTTGCATATTTGCTCTTGTTCTGATTAGCTCTTCTTGTAGTGAAGATGACAATTATGTGCCTGTGGTTATTGAAGTGAACAATGATACCGTGGAAGTGTCCCAGAACAGTTCAATTACTATAGATGTTCTTGCTAATGATACGAATGTTCCAGAAAATGGCAGCCTTTTGGCTTCTAACTCAGAAAATGGTACAACCGAAGTTTTAGATCCAAACAACACCCCAAATAATCCGACAGATGATGTTGTAATTTATATACCAAATTCAGGTTATGTAGGTAACGATTCATTTCAATATAACATATGTGATACTAATAACAATTGTGGCACAGGAACGGTATCTGTTTTGGTAACCCCTGTTTCTCCGGTAAGTTTAGATCTTGAAAACATGCCTTATACAACACTATCGGAATATAATTTTTTCGAAGGTGAATTGAAACAATTAGACCCTGTATTCGGTGTGCTTCCTTATGATTTAAACTCTCCTCTTTTTAGTGATTACGCTCACAAAAAACGTTTTGTATGGATGCCTGAAGGAACTAAAGCGAACTATAATAGTGATTTTACACCTCTTGATTTTCCCCTTGGATCTGTATTAATTAAGAACTTTTATTATGATAATGTCCAACCTACAAATACCACAAGAATTATTGAGACACGTTTAATGTATATGACTGAAGATGGCTGGGAGTTTGCAAAGTACGTATGGAATAACGAACAAACTGAGGCTACATTTTCAAACGAAGGAAGTTTTACTAATGTCGAATGGATAGAGGACGGTCAAACCAATACTGTAAATTATAGAATCCCGTCAAGAAACGAGTGTTTTACATGTCATAATAAATTTGGGACACCAGTCCCAATCGGACCAAAACCACAAAATTTAAATAGAGATTTAACTTACCCTGAAGGCAATACAAATCAATTACAAAAATGGATTAATGTTGGGTACTTGCAAGACAACTTGCCTTCATCAATTGAAAGTACTGTAAAATGGGATGATGAAACTCAAGATTTAGAATTGAGAGTGCGATCATATCTAGATATCAATTGTGCGCATTGTCATTCTGAAGAAAGTTATTGTGAATACAGACCAATGCGATTTGGATTTAACGAAAATGGAGATGACACCAATAAAGGCGTTTGTGTTGAGCCAGATACTCAAATTGCTGGAACATCATTTATCGTGACTCCGGGAAACATAGACACCTCAGTACTTCGTTTTAGAATTAACTCTATTGAAGAACAGAATAGAATGCCAATTATTGGAAGAACTTTAAAACACGAAGAAGGTGTTAGATTAATTGAAGAATGGATTAATTCTCTTAGTGGAGAATGTGAATAA
- a CDS encoding thymidine kinase codes for MFLENTVKHKEQFGWIEVICGSMFSGKTEELIRRLKRAQFARQKVEIFKPAVDVRYDEDMVVSHDSNEIRSTPVPAAANIPILADDCDVVGIDEAQFFDDEIIRVCNDLANKGIRVIVAGLDMDFKGNPFGPMPHLMATAEYVTKVHAICTRTGNLAQYSYRKAASDALVLLGEVDEYEPLSRAAYYKAMLRDKVRQMKVNDAEEVSHKDKKSNA; via the coding sequence ATGTTTCTCGAAAATACAGTAAAACATAAAGAACAATTTGGATGGATTGAAGTCATTTGTGGCTCGATGTTCTCTGGAAAAACTGAAGAATTGATTCGCAGACTCAAGCGCGCACAATTTGCACGACAAAAGGTTGAAATTTTCAAACCTGCAGTTGACGTGCGATATGACGAAGATATGGTTGTATCTCATGACTCAAATGAAATTAGATCGACTCCAGTTCCGGCAGCTGCAAACATTCCCATCTTAGCCGATGATTGTGATGTGGTTGGAATTGATGAAGCACAATTTTTTGATGATGAAATTATAAGAGTTTGCAATGACTTAGCAAATAAAGGAATTCGTGTGATTGTTGCAGGATTAGATATGGATTTTAAAGGCAACCCTTTTGGCCCTATGCCACATCTTATGGCTACAGCCGAATATGTTACCAAAGTACATGCCATTTGCACTCGTACAGGCAACTTGGCTCAATACAGCTATAGAAAAGCCGCAAGTGATGCATTGGTTTTATTAGGCGAAGTTGATGAGTATGAGCCTCTCAGTCGCGCTGCTTACTACAAAGCAATGCTCAGAGATAAAGTGAGACAAATGAAAGTGAACGATGCTGAAGAAGTTTCTCATAAAGACAAAAAATCAAATGCCTAA
- the mscL gene encoding large conductance mechanosensitive channel protein MscL produces MFKEFKNFIMTGNVIDFAVAVIMAGALGAVINGFVSNIAMPFIGYFAGGMNFEDLHYAMDGAEYASLAAAKEAGAAVIAYGSWINTIINLLIVGLVMFMIVKAYNKTKTPPAPAAPAGPSEIDLLTEIRDALKK; encoded by the coding sequence ATGTTCAAAGAATTTAAGAATTTTATCATGACTGGGAATGTCATTGATTTTGCGGTTGCTGTAATTATGGCTGGTGCCTTAGGAGCCGTTATCAACGGTTTTGTTTCTAATATTGCCATGCCTTTTATTGGGTATTTTGCTGGTGGAATGAATTTTGAAGACTTGCATTATGCAATGGACGGGGCAGAGTATGCATCTCTTGCAGCCGCTAAAGAAGCCGGTGCTGCCGTAATTGCTTACGGATCTTGGATCAATACCATTATCAATTTACTTATTGTAGGACTGGTGATGTTTATGATTGTAAAAGCTTACAACAAAACCAAAACACCTCCCGCTCCCGCTGCCCCAGCAGGACCATCTGAAATTGATTTACTCACAGAAATCAGAGATGCTCTTAAAAAATAG
- a CDS encoding FG-GAP-like repeat-containing protein, producing MKSKLLLLTILSLAFCIQSFGQPANDNVSGAIPITPSPEGTGCTSATFNLPFSTDGTTDSGVQGGCRLSGLDQFFTWTATETGLYFSSQSPGNPGLVVWDATGTIEIACTDTFATTTISGWNVGDNLILQIYDFEGTALSDVAFCLEAIDYIVPPPVPVTFTSSTSGTSGQYKIGAFDMNGDFLDDLVSISSDNVNIREQLPAGGFTTKNIPTSNADYVPTWSLAAADYDRNGYTDLLYGNGSGVTFMRANNTGTGFTEISGPEYVFSQRSNFIDINNDGNLDAFVCHDVAPNVYYLNDGSGNLTFNQGGLGDYPSGGNYGSIWIDYDNDRDMDMFIAKCGGETARRINQMFTNDGNENYTENAAAIGLADDMQTWSAAWGDFDGDGDMDVFVGASSGPHKLMINNNGVFADVTGASGISALTSNSTETVTFDFDNDGNLDLVSGGNILFGKGDMTFDVYPGVFPGSGAYGDLNNDGYIDAFNSGSIFINNAESNNNWIKVHTIGTISNINGIGARVEVHTNAGIKIRDVKSGDGFRYMNSLNTHIGIGTETTINSVVIYWPSGTIDTISNPDINDTLEVVEGATLSLENSLTDKLIIYPNPVKDILNVEFLELNASTIYTIFDITGKRVLNSKLQSTTIDVSNLSPGNYILRIVSGTSIQSQKFIKN from the coding sequence ATGAAGTCAAAATTACTATTATTAACAATTCTATCTCTAGCATTTTGCATACAGTCTTTTGGACAACCTGCTAATGATAATGTCAGTGGCGCAATTCCAATCACTCCTTCTCCTGAAGGCACAGGTTGTACTTCGGCTACGTTTAACTTGCCTTTTTCTACCGATGGCACTACCGATAGTGGTGTGCAGGGCGGGTGCAGGTTATCTGGACTTGATCAATTTTTTACATGGACAGCCACCGAAACTGGTTTGTATTTCTCATCACAAAGCCCTGGTAATCCTGGTTTAGTAGTTTGGGATGCAACTGGAACAATAGAAATTGCATGTACCGATACATTTGCAACCACAACTATTAGCGGCTGGAATGTTGGTGATAATCTTATCTTACAAATCTATGATTTCGAGGGCACAGCACTTTCAGACGTAGCTTTTTGTTTAGAAGCCATAGACTATATAGTACCTCCGCCAGTTCCTGTTACATTTACATCTTCAACTTCTGGAACATCTGGTCAATATAAAATAGGTGCTTTCGATATGAATGGTGACTTTTTAGACGACTTGGTTTCTATTTCATCAGACAATGTCAATATTAGAGAACAGCTTCCTGCAGGTGGCTTTACAACAAAAAATATTCCTACATCAAATGCTGACTATGTTCCAACCTGGAGCTTAGCTGCAGCAGATTACGACCGAAATGGGTATACAGACTTATTATATGGAAATGGGTCTGGTGTCACTTTTATGAGAGCCAATAACACGGGTACAGGATTTACTGAAATTTCTGGTCCAGAATATGTGTTTTCTCAAAGGTCGAATTTTATAGACATCAATAATGATGGAAACCTCGATGCCTTTGTATGTCATGATGTAGCACCAAATGTTTACTACCTTAATGATGGTAGTGGAAATTTAACCTTTAATCAAGGTGGATTAGGCGATTATCCTTCAGGCGGAAATTACGGTTCTATTTGGATTGACTATGATAACGATAGAGATATGGACATGTTTATTGCGAAGTGTGGAGGAGAAACTGCACGAAGAATAAATCAAATGTTTACTAACGATGGAAATGAAAATTATACTGAAAACGCTGCTGCAATTGGTTTAGCCGATGATATGCAAACCTGGTCGGCCGCTTGGGGTGATTTCGATGGTGATGGTGATATGGATGTATTTGTTGGTGCAAGTTCGGGACCTCATAAATTGATGATTAACAATAACGGGGTTTTTGCTGATGTCACTGGGGCTTCCGGAATAAGTGCTCTTACTAGTAATTCTACGGAAACAGTTACTTTCGATTTTGATAATGATGGGAATCTAGATTTAGTGTCGGGAGGTAATATTTTATTTGGAAAAGGAGATATGACTTTTGATGTGTATCCTGGTGTTTTTCCGGGCTCTGGTGCTTATGGTGATTTAAATAATGACGGCTATATTGATGCTTTTAATTCTGGAAGCATTTTTATCAATAATGCTGAAAGTAATAATAATTGGATTAAAGTTCACACGATTGGAACCATTAGCAATATCAATGGAATTGGAGCTCGAGTAGAGGTTCATACTAATGCTGGCATCAAAATTAGAGATGTAAAAAGTGGTGATGGTTTTAGATACATGAATTCTTTAAATACTCATATTGGTATAGGTACCGAAACCACAATTAACTCTGTTGTTATTTACTGGCCATCTGGTACTATAGATACGATATCAAATCCTGATATTAATGATACACTCGAAGTTGTTGAAGGGGCAACTCTTAGCTTAGAAAATTCTTTAACAGATAAGCTAATCATTTATCCAAATCCCGTGAAAGACATTTTAAATGTTGAGTTTCTAGAATTAAATGCTTCAACAATATATACAATCTTCGATATTACAGGTAAACGGGTGTTGAATTCTAAACTACAATCCACGACTATTGATGTCTCAAATCTTAGTCCAGGAAATTATATATTACGCATCGTTTCGGGCACTTCGATACAAAGTCAGAAGTTTATCAAAAACTAA
- the alr gene encoding alanine racemase has product MPKAKETVLEIDLKALKHNFEYIKSKLKADTKILAVVKAFAYGSDANTIANYLQDMKIDYFAVAYVNEGIALREAGIKTPILVLHPQPINFHALINHCLEPSLYSTKVLDEFIAVASEEKQSNYPVHIKFNTGLNRLGFSYNDVYSITTKLHETNVVKVKSLFSHLAASEDLNEKEFTLQQINSFKEIAHRFSKKLGYQPMLHLTNTSGIINYPEAHLDMVRAGIGLYGFGNASEIDKHLIPIASLKSVISQIHNIKKGETVGYNRAYESGGYEKTATIPIGHADGIGRQYGNQKGFVTINNQRAPIIGNVCMDMIMVNITGIDCHEGDEVIIFGQDPNASQFAETGNTISYEIITAISQRVKRSFLNR; this is encoded by the coding sequence ATGCCTAAAGCAAAAGAAACTGTTCTGGAAATTGATTTAAAAGCACTCAAACATAACTTCGAGTACATTAAATCAAAGCTCAAAGCAGACACTAAGATATTAGCTGTCGTAAAAGCATTTGCCTATGGTAGTGATGCTAATACAATCGCTAATTATCTTCAAGATATGAAGATTGATTATTTTGCGGTAGCATATGTCAATGAAGGAATCGCCTTGAGAGAGGCTGGTATAAAAACACCTATACTGGTGTTGCACCCTCAGCCAATAAATTTTCATGCTTTAATTAATCATTGCCTTGAACCAAGTTTATACAGTACTAAAGTGTTAGATGAGTTTATAGCCGTAGCTTCTGAAGAAAAACAATCTAACTATCCAGTTCATATAAAATTCAATACCGGATTAAATCGTTTAGGGTTTTCGTATAATGATGTTTATTCTATCACTACAAAACTCCATGAAACAAATGTTGTAAAAGTAAAATCGTTGTTTTCGCATTTGGCTGCTAGTGAAGACTTAAATGAAAAGGAATTCACACTACAACAAATAAATTCATTTAAAGAAATTGCACATCGGTTCTCTAAAAAATTAGGCTACCAACCAATGCTTCATTTAACCAATACTTCTGGGATTATAAATTACCCTGAAGCTCATCTTGATATGGTCAGAGCAGGAATTGGATTATATGGGTTTGGCAATGCTTCGGAAATTGATAAACACTTAATACCTATAGCTTCGCTTAAATCTGTAATCTCACAAATCCATAATATTAAGAAAGGTGAAACCGTTGGTTACAACAGAGCCTATGAAAGTGGTGGTTATGAAAAAACAGCTACCATTCCTATTGGTCATGCTGATGGTATTGGAAGACAATATGGCAATCAAAAAGGATTTGTGACCATTAACAACCAGCGTGCTCCCATTATAGGAAATGTTTGTATGGATATGATCATGGTTAACATTACAGGTATAGATTGTCACGAAGGAGATGAAGTCATTATCTTCGGGCAAGATCCCAACGCCTCTCAATTCGCCGAAACAGGAAATACCATTTCTTACGAAATTATCACAGCCATTTCACAACGGGTAAAGCGCTCTTTTTTAAATAGATAG
- a CDS encoding FG-GAP-like repeat-containing protein, producing MKKITLLLFVLSAFCGFSQTLNQPANWPNNNWSITGNYIATSDAFEANPTVDNSFAFDDDDAGNNHADTIAAESPTINLTAASASGENWISVGSSYVFHSLGGLLQLQYWDADANNWIVWGSTLSGTTTNVNDNFCSGNPVGFTSDILDISSFSANQLTNFRYRISYDDSPVGGFWDWGFCFQSPTISSQTAPACPNITSLSASNVNMDSVELYWQAGSSETSWEVVLQSPGLGIPSGSGTATSSNNPYSISSLTPGTSYEVYVRGYCGGTDYSNWVGPLTFTTLSPARVNFITEPMPISGYDLTVVDMNGDHLDDIVSVTNTNVNIHYQLMGGGFNEVNITTPNANYMPTWSMAAADYDRNGYTDLLYGNGSGVTFMRANNTGTGFTESSGSQYVFSQRSNFADINNDGHLDAFVCHDVAPNVYYINDGSGNLTFYQSNVTAGAPVNLGDYPSGGNYGSIWIDYDNDRDLDMFIAKCGGETDRRRNNMLTNNGDGTYTENAAALGLDDPMQTWSSSWGDYDNDGDMDLFVGASSGGHKLLRNDGSGTFVDVTAGANVSSAPTGHENVSHDFDNDGFLDIACNGTIMYGKGDMTFEDLDSSQIDYKNGSFGDLNNDGFIDTYYNGILYRNATTPNNWIKINTVGVVSNIDGIGARVELYTNAGVQVRDVRSGEGFEYMSTMNTHFGIGTETTINSIVIYWPSGIIDTVNNPTINTPIEVVEGATLSLENSFVNDLVIYPNPTKVLLNISSTDNLTDAIYTIFDINGKRIMNAKLTQNTIDVSELTTGNYILRIVSGNSIKSQKFIKQ from the coding sequence ATGAAAAAAATTACTTTATTGCTTTTTGTATTAAGCGCTTTCTGTGGTTTTTCACAAACACTAAATCAACCTGCTAACTGGCCTAATAATAATTGGTCTATTACAGGTAACTATATAGCAACATCAGATGCCTTTGAAGCGAATCCAACTGTGGATAACAGCTTTGCTTTTGACGACGATGATGCCGGAAACAATCATGCAGATACCATCGCGGCAGAATCTCCAACTATAAACCTAACAGCAGCTTCTGCCTCTGGAGAAAACTGGATTAGTGTGGGATCTAGCTATGTTTTTCATTCACTTGGAGGATTATTGCAATTGCAATATTGGGATGCTGATGCAAATAATTGGATTGTTTGGGGGTCAACCCTTTCGGGGACAACAACTAATGTTAACGATAATTTTTGCTCGGGAAATCCTGTAGGATTTACATCTGACATTTTAGATATTTCATCCTTTAGTGCAAACCAATTAACAAATTTTAGATATAGAATTTCATATGATGATTCACCCGTAGGTGGATTTTGGGATTGGGGATTTTGTTTTCAGTCTCCAACAATAAGCTCACAAACAGCTCCAGCCTGTCCTAATATTACAAGCCTCTCTGCTTCTAATGTAAATATGGATTCCGTTGAGCTATATTGGCAAGCTGGAAGTAGCGAAACAAGTTGGGAAGTTGTTTTACAAAGTCCTGGCCTAGGTATCCCTAGTGGTTCTGGAACAGCAACCTCATCTAATAACCCATATTCAATCTCTAGTTTAACTCCGGGAACATCTTACGAAGTATATGTTAGAGGTTATTGTGGTGGAACAGACTACAGTAATTGGGTTGGTCCACTTACGTTTACAACCTTATCACCAGCAAGAGTAAACTTCATCACTGAACCTATGCCGATTAGCGGTTATGATTTAACGGTTGTTGATATGAATGGTGATCACTTAGATGATATTGTTTCTGTAACCAATACCAACGTTAATATTCATTATCAATTAATGGGAGGTGGATTCAACGAAGTCAATATTACAACACCCAATGCCAATTATATGCCTACATGGAGTATGGCTGCGGCAGATTATGACAGAAATGGTTATACGGATTTGCTTTATGGAAATGGCTCAGGTGTCACTTTTATGAGAGCAAATAATACAGGTACCGGATTTACTGAAAGCTCTGGTTCACAATACGTATTTTCTCAGAGATCCAATTTTGCAGACATTAATAATGATGGGCACTTAGACGCCTTTGTATGTCATGATGTTGCCCCTAACGTCTATTATATCAATGATGGTTCGGGTAACTTAACCTTCTATCAGTCAAATGTGACTGCAGGAGCTCCTGTAAACCTAGGTGATTATCCTTCTGGAGGGAATTATGGGTCTATTTGGATTGATTATGACAATGATAGAGACTTAGACATGTTTATCGCGAAATGTGGTGGTGAAACTGATAGAAGAAGAAATAATATGTTAACTAATAATGGAGATGGAACATATACTGAAAATGCTGCCGCTTTAGGATTAGATGATCCTATGCAAACATGGTCATCATCATGGGGAGATTATGATAATGATGGTGATATGGATTTATTCGTTGGTGCAAGTTCAGGAGGTCATAAATTACTAAGAAATGATGGAAGCGGAACATTCGTCGATGTCACTGCTGGAGCTAATGTGAGTTCAGCACCTACTGGTCATGAAAACGTCAGCCATGACTTTGATAATGATGGCTTTTTAGACATCGCCTGTAATGGGACAATTATGTATGGTAAAGGTGATATGACTTTTGAGGATTTAGATTCCAGTCAAATAGACTACAAAAATGGATCTTTTGGTGATCTAAATAACGATGGTTTCATTGACACCTATTACAATGGAATCTTATATAGAAATGCGACAACGCCAAACAACTGGATCAAAATAAATACCGTTGGTGTAGTAAGCAATATTGATGGTATTGGAGCAAGAGTAGAATTGTATACAAACGCTGGTGTCCAGGTTAGAGATGTTAGAAGCGGTGAAGGTTTTGAGTATATGAGTACTATGAATACACACTTTGGAATTGGGACAGAAACCACAATTAATAGTATCGTAATCTACTGGCCTTCCGGAATTATTGATACAGTCAACAATCCAACAATAAACACGCCTATTGAAGTTGTTGAAGGCGCTACACTTAGCTTGGAAAACTCATTTGTGAATGATTTGGTCATCTATCCAAACCCAACGAAAGTTTTATTAAACATCTCATCAACTGATAATTTAACTGATGCAATTTACACGATATTTGATATCAATGGAAAACGCATTATGAATGCTAAATTAACTCAGAACACAATTGATGTTAGTGAATTAACAACTGGAAATTACATTTTACGTATTGTTTCTGGAAACAGTATTAAAAGTCAAAAATTTATCAAGCAATAA
- a CDS encoding aspartate-semialdehyde dehydrogenase — translation MKVAVVGATGLVGEVMLRVLKERNFPVSELIPVASERSIGKLISYNGKDYKVVGMQDAIDMKPNIALFSAGGNTSLEWAPKFAQAGITVIDNSSAWRMDQTKQLVVPEINAHRLTPTDKIIANPNCSTIQMVMALAPLHDTYKIKRIVVSTYQSITGTGVKAVKQLENEMAGIKGEMAYPYPIHQNAIPHCDVFEENGYTKEEMKLVRETQKILDDRSIAITATAVRIPTTGGHSESVNVEFEHEFDVSDVRRILNDSPGIIVQDNINVNTYPMPIYANGKDDVFVGRLRRDGSQPNTLNMWIVSDNLRKGAATNTIQIAEYLVSKNLL, via the coding sequence ATGAAAGTAGCTGTTGTTGGTGCCACTGGACTAGTTGGCGAAGTCATGTTGAGGGTGCTCAAGGAACGAAATTTCCCTGTATCAGAGTTAATTCCTGTTGCTTCAGAGCGCTCAATAGGAAAATTAATCTCTTACAATGGTAAAGATTATAAGGTAGTTGGCATGCAAGATGCCATAGACATGAAACCAAATATTGCATTGTTTTCAGCTGGTGGAAACACCTCTTTAGAGTGGGCTCCAAAATTTGCTCAAGCAGGAATTACTGTAATAGATAATTCATCGGCATGGCGAATGGATCAGACCAAACAATTAGTAGTTCCTGAAATCAATGCGCATCGCCTAACTCCAACAGATAAAATCATTGCAAACCCTAACTGTTCAACCATACAAATGGTTATGGCATTAGCACCCCTTCATGATACATATAAAATAAAACGAATTGTTGTTTCAACATACCAATCTATTACCGGTACGGGTGTTAAAGCGGTTAAACAGCTAGAAAATGAAATGGCAGGAATTAAAGGTGAAATGGCCTATCCATATCCCATACATCAAAATGCTATTCCACATTGTGACGTTTTTGAAGAAAACGGATATACTAAAGAAGAAATGAAATTGGTGAGAGAAACACAAAAAATTTTAGACGACCGCAGTATTGCTATTACCGCTACAGCCGTCAGAATTCCAACTACTGGTGGGCATAGTGAATCTGTTAATGTAGAATTTGAACATGAATTTGATGTATCCGACGTTAGACGAATATTAAATGATTCTCCAGGAATTATTGTACAAGACAATATAAATGTCAACACGTACCCAATGCCCATATATGCCAATGGTAAAGATGATGTATTTGTAGGAAGACTTCGCCGGGACGGTTCACAACCTAACACTTTAAATATGTGGATAGTTAGTGATAATTTAAGAAAAGGAGCAGCCACAAACACCATTCAAATAGCCGAATACCTAGTATCAAAAAATTTATTGTAA